Genomic window (Arthrobacter sp. StoSoilA2):
GGCAGGTTGAATTTCTTTACAGTCACGGTGGTCCTCGATTTCCGTCTGCCCGGCTGTGGAGCCGGACTGGATCAGGGCGGTTTAGTAAGCCAGGGAGCGGTCGAGCGCTTCGAGGATCTTGTCGATATCCGGCAAGTAGTCCTCTTCAACCTTGGCCACGGGATACGGCATGTGGAAACCGCCAACGCGGATCACAGGGGCTTCAAGGTGCAGGAACGCCCGTTCGCTGATCCGGGCGGCGATTTCTCCGCCGATGCCACCGAACGTGGGTGCTTCGTGGGCGACGATCAGCCGGCCGGTCTTCTTGACCGACTCCTCAACGGTGTCGAAATCCACAGGCGAGATGGAACGGAGGTCGATGACCTCGATGCTGCGTCCATCCTCAATTGCGGCGTTTGCTGCAGCAAGGGCAACCGGAACCAACGGCCCGTAAGCCACAATCGTGGCGTCCGTACCTTCACGGACCACGTGCGCTTTGAACGGGTCTTCTGATAGACCGGCATTCTCAACATCCACCTCGCCTTTGAGCCAGTAGCGGCGCTTGGGCTCGAAGAAGATCACGGGGTCCTGGCACTCAATAGCCTTCTGGATCATCCAATAAGCATCGTGCGCGTTGGACGGCGAAATGATACGGAGGCCGGCGGTGTGGGCGAACAACGCTTCCGGGGATTCGGAGTGATGCTCGATGGAACCGATGCCGCCACCGTACGGGATCCGAATAACCACAGGAACAGTCAGGCGGCCATGGCTGCGGGCATGGATCTTGGCCAACTGCGTGGTGATCTGGTTGAAAGCCGGATAGACGAAGCCATCAAACTGGATCTCGCACACCGGAAAGTAGCCACGCAAAGCGAGCCCAATAGCGGTACCAACAATGCCGGACTCAGCCAGCGGGCTATCGACGACCCGGTCCGCCCCGAATTCCTTGATCAGGCCGTCCGTCACCCGGTAAACACCACCGAGGTGCCCGATGTCCTCGCCCATCAAGAGGGACTTGGGGTTGCTCTTCAGCGATGCGCGGAGACCTTCGTTGATGGCCTTTGCAATGGTCATTGTTGCCATCAGTTAGCTGCCTCCTGGTCGGCTTCGAAGCCTGCCGAATATTCTTCGAACCACGCCTGTTCCTCCGCAATCAGCGGGTGTGCTTCGGCGTAGACGTTGGCGAAGGAATCCCGGATGTCCGGCACCTCAAGGCCATGCGTAGTGCTGCGGACATACTTGGCCAGCTCATCGCCGTCGGCCTGCACCTGCTCGAAGAAGGCCTCATCGGCGAGCCCCTCCGTACGCAGGTATTTCTCCAAACGCTCCAGCGGATCCTTCTCACGCCACGCGGCTTCTTCAGCCAGTTCGCGGTACTTGGTGGGGTCGTCCGCTGTGGTGTGTGCGCCAACCCGGTAGGTGTAAGCCTCGATGAGCACCGGGCCCCTGCCTTCACGGGCATGCTCAAGGGCCCATTCAGTGACGGCGTGGACGGCAATGACGTCGTTTCCGTCCACACGGATTCCCGGGAAACCGTAGCCCTTGGCACGGTTGGCCAACGGGACCTTGGTCTGGACTTCCGTAGGCACGGAGATGGCCCAGTGATTGTTCTGGCAGAAGAAGACAACCGGGGCATCGTAGGAGGCAGCGAAAACCATCGATTCGTGGACGTCGCCTTCGGAGCTGGCGCCGTCACCGAAGTAGGCAATCACCGCAGCCTTGGGATCATTGGAATCACCGGCAACCGCGAGCTTCTGGTCCCGCTGGATGCCCATGGCGTAGCCCACGGCGTGAAGCGTTTGGGCGGCCAGGACCAGGGTGTAGAGGTGGAAGTTGTTCCCCCGCGGGTCCCAGCCTCCATTGGAGACTCCGCGGAACTGCTTCAACAATTCGGCCAGGTCCACGTTTCGCACCAGTGCGACACCGTGTTCACGATAAGTGGGGAAAATGTAGTCCTGCGGCTGGCTGGCGTGGGCCGAGCCTATCTGGGCGGCCTCCTGACCGGTCAGGGGCACCCACAGTGCGAGTTCGCCTTGGCGCTGCAGAGCAGTAGCTTCCTGGTCAAACCGGCGGATTCTGGCCATGTCGGCATAAAAGACGCGGAGCTTTTCGGGGTCTATCCGCTTGGCATAGTCAGAGAAGACGGGATCGGTGCCTAGCTTTCCGTCAGGGCCGAGCAACTGGACCATCTCTACGGGTTCACCCGAGGCAGCTACAGCCGCTGAGGTTGCCGCCAGAGTTTCATCGGTCCCGGGGGGCAGTTGTGTCGAGCCCATTCCGTCTCCTTGCTTGCCGCAGCTAGTGCCGGGCAATGTCTGTCGCTGGGATATATGCCCATTCCGGAATGCATTCCGGAATGGGCATATATTTTGGCTTTCGTCCTTACTTTATCGGCAGTAAGTAGCGTAGGCGCATTTGTTAACCGCTAGGAACTGTGCGGAGCCTTTGTATAACCTGCACAGAGTTTCAGGAACCGTGTATTGGCTTCCACTTCGCCGATACTGACCCGCACTCCCTCGTTTCCGAAGGCCCGGACAGACAAGGCCTGCTCGGCTGCCAACGCTGCAAACTCGCCACTGTTCGCACCCAGGTTCAACCAAACGAAGTTCCCTTGGGCTTCCGGCACGAACCATCCGAGATCTCGAAGACCCGAAGTGACGCGGTCTCTCTCGTCCACCAGGCTTTGTACCCTTTCGACAACCTGGTCGAAATTCTCAAGGGATGTAATCGCGGCGCGCTCTGCAATTTGCGAAACGGCGAAAGGTGTAGCCGTGACGCGAAGGTGCTGGGTGAGCTGCGGGCCGGAAACGCTGTAGCCAACGCGCAGTCCCGCCAGCCCGTGGGCTTTGGAGAAAGTCCTCAGCACAACGACATTGGGGTATTTCCGGTAGAGCTTGATCCCGTCTACAGCAGCCTGGTCGCGGACGAATTCCTGGTACGCCTCATCGATCACCACCACCACGTTGGGTGGCACCGACTGGATGAAACGCTCCGTTTCCTCAGCCGTGAGGATGGGTCCCGTGGGGTTGTTCGGGGTGCAGAGCAAGATCACCTTGGTGCGCACCGTCACCGCTGCGGCCATGGTTTCGAGATCGTGACGGCCATCCGGAAGCAACGGGATCTGCACGCTGGCCGCCCCGGCAAGGCCCACACAAATGGGGTAAGCCTCGAAGGAGCGCCAGGCGTAGATCACCTCGTCCGACTTGCCGTCATCATTCTGGCCCGCAAAAGTGGCAAGAATCTGGTTGAGTGCGCCGAGGCTTCCTGCACCGGTGACGACGTCGTCAGCGGGGACGTCCAGGAAACCAGCCAAAGCATTGCGCAATTTGGTTGCCAGGGGGTCTGGGTATCGGTTGATGTCAGTCTGGTCTGCGATGGCCTGCAACACTGCAGGGATCGGAGGCAGCGGGTTTTCATTGGACGACAATTTGTAGCTGGTGAGGCCCTCAATCGCAGCGGGGGGTTTACCAGCCGCGTACTTGGGGAGCCTGTCCACGACCGGTCGAGGGAGTACGCCCTCCGGTGCGTTGTCAGTAGTAGTCATGGATTCAAGCCTACTTGTACCCCTGCGGCGTTTGGGTGTTCTCCCGCCCAACCTTCATCCTCCTCAAGTTCCTTCTCCTAGTAATGTCCCAGCCGAGCCACAGACGAGTGTGAAAGCATGGGCGCATGGGTTCATTCATAGTTCGCGTCCTGATCAATGGCCTGGCCCTGTGGGTCGCCAGCTGGCTGTTGGACGGACTGGAGATATCCTCCTCCGCCACTGAAAAGGCGGCAGCCAACGCGGGGATCACTCAAGGCGCGGATGCAGCAGGCATCGTCTTGGCTTACCTCTTTATCGGCCTGATTTTTGGAGTGGTCAACGCGTTCGTGCGCCCGCTGGTGAAGATTCTGTCCCTCCCTGTGACGATCCTGACCCTGGGCCTGTTTACGATCATCATCAATGCGGCAATGCTGTACCTGACAGCGTGGCTGAGCAGCTTTACGCCTGTGCACCTCACCATTGACTCGTTCTTCTGGACAGCCATCCTTGCCTCAATCATCATCAGCATCATCAGCCTGGTTGCCGGACTCATCCCAGGCGCCCGCAAACGCTAGAAGCAGTTCCCGTCGCTCGCGCTCCCGGCACCGTTTGGGCTGCACCCACCATCGCGCTGGACTTACCGCGCCCCGGCCACGGATCGTGTCTCTGGCAGATTGCGGTTACGAAGGCCCGGCCTCTTGTCCGGCAAGGGTGCCCGTTCCAGTTTGAAGTGCGTTACCTTCGCCGCACCGCCCACACCAACAACACCAGCGAACGCCGCTGTCGAAGCTGCAAGCGAGGCATCCCGACTCGCCGTGACCAATTCGGCACCTGCCGCGTAGTTCTCCAGGCGGTGACCGGGCCCCAGGCCTGGGTCCTCCCCCTCGGGTGTTTTGACGTCATTGTTCAGCGTGACCGTGACCCTGTCCTTGGTATCCGGGTTCACGCGGCCATCCGAACCCGGGACCCAGTCCTGGACGTGCTCCAGATGCAACGCAGCAATTCCCGGTTCCGAGCTAATGCCGCCAGCAGGAGCTCCAGCTGTGAGGACATACCTGAGGTCGAATTCGCTGAGGAACGCCTTGTTCCGGCTGAGGTTCATGGCGTGTGCCCCTCCTTGGCTATGCCCCACTGCTACCACCTGCTCGCCGGCTTCAGCTCCGGCTTCCCTCAACGCCTGACCAATAGCAGGCACCACTTCTTCCGAGTCATAACCGAGGGCTTCACCAACGCCGGGAATATCGAAAGGATTGGTATCTGGTGCTTCGGGTTGTGTTCCCGGAATCAACACCATCCACGAGGACGAGCCATCGTGGTGGAGCTGAATGATCTCAATCTCTCCATCGCCCCGGGCATGGAGTTGCTCGAGTCGCCGGATGCTTTGCGCCATGGATGGATCCACTTGCTCGATCGACTCGTCGATCTTCTCGATGCTCACCGGGCGCGGCCTCAGTCCGGGGACGACGGGTGACTGCAGAAGCCCACGCATGATGTCCCCCGCATCCATGCCCGGTGGAATGATGCTTGTGACTACGTTTTGCGTGATGTCCGGGCCAGGTACCCAGGGAGCACCTGACATCTTCATCTCATCAAGCCTCAATATCCGCGGGAACAGATTCTTGACCTCTGTTTGCACGTAATCGTGATGGCTGGACCGCACACTCGAGCTGACACCAACCAATTCCTGCCGTACCCTGCCTACCTCTTGACCACTTATGGCCACCGCATCGATCGCGGCGCACCCCGAGGCGTACGAGTCGAAGAGGTAGGACCCCAAATCTGCCTTCACCCGGCGGGCTTCCGCTTCCACACCAACCAACTGTTGGACCAACTCGTCAAGCAGTGCCGCTCCACGCAGGAGCTCTTCCAACTGGCAGGATATTCCGCCCACTCCGCCACGAATGCCCAGGATGCCATCGGGGGCGGGCGCCGTAGGTTGGGGGGCCGAACCCGCACCAACAGGAGCAACATCAGCCATCAGTTGCCCCTCCCACCGGAGACAGCTACGTTCTGGGAATGACGGAGAACGGAGGCAGCAGCGACTTCCAATGATTCCCGTGCACGCATTAACGCCGACGCGTGAAGGGCAATAGTTGTCCTGTATGCACTTCCGGCGGGAGACTGCCACTCCTCCAACTGGGTCCGCCGCAAGGATGCCAGCACGGCATCCGTCTGGTCCACGCACGACTTAATACGCCAAGCGAGCCTCTGGACCTCGTGGCTGCGCGAGGCACACTCCAGGGGATCGAAGGTGGGTGGGGTGGCTGCAGGCATCAGGCCGACGCTCATGTCCGTGTACTCCATTGATTGTTCTGCTGATCGGTAGGTATGACGCTACGGAGCCCGGAAACCGGGCGGAAGTGCCGCCGTCGGCTATGTGGATAACGCGCACGGCTGTCCACATAGCGCAGTCATCAACTCGGGCGCCTCCACGGAACATGAAAGAATAGGCACCATGGCTGAATCCCCTCGCGTGTCCCTCGCTTCCGAACCCCTCGCTCTTGGCGCCCTCGATGGCCGGTACCGTGCCGCCGTCGCGCCCCTCGTTGACTACTTGTCCGAGGCCGCATTGAACCGCGATCGCGTTCACGTTGAGGTTGAGTGGCTGATCCACCTGACCAGCCAGTCTGTGCTGCCTGGCGCGGGTCCCCTGACGGACGAGCAGGTTTCGCAGCTCCGTGCCATCGTCACCGAATTCAACGCCGCATCGGTCGACGAACTCGCCGAGATCGAGGCCGTCACTGTCCACGACGTCAAGGCAGTGGAGTACTACATCGGCCGCCGACTGCCCGCGATTGGCATCGAAAACCTGACAGCCATGGTCCACTTCGGCTGCACGTCGGAGGACATCAACAACCTCTCGTACGCCGTTGGTATCAAGGGCGCCGTAGAGAATGTCTGGCTCCCCAACGCCACCGCACTGGTCCAGCAGATTGAGGCCATGGCCGAAGCCAACCGCTCCGTGCCCATGCTGTCCCGCACACATGGCCAGCCCGCCACGCCCACCACACTCGGCAAGGAACTGGCTGTCATCGCGCACCGCCTGAACCGCCAGCTGGCACGGATCGCCAAGACCGAATACCTCGGCAAGATCAACGGTGCCACCGGCACATACGCGGCACACGTTGCTTCCGTCCCGAGTGCCGACTGGGAAGCTGTTGCCAGGACC
Coding sequences:
- a CDS encoding alpha-ketoacid dehydrogenase subunit beta, with translation MATMTIAKAINEGLRASLKSNPKSLLMGEDIGHLGGVYRVTDGLIKEFGADRVVDSPLAESGIVGTAIGLALRGYFPVCEIQFDGFVYPAFNQITTQLAKIHARSHGRLTVPVVIRIPYGGGIGSIEHHSESPEALFAHTAGLRIISPSNAHDAYWMIQKAIECQDPVIFFEPKRRYWLKGEVDVENAGLSEDPFKAHVVREGTDATIVAYGPLVPVALAAANAAIEDGRSIEVIDLRSISPVDFDTVEESVKKTGRLIVAHEAPTFGGIGGEIAARISERAFLHLEAPVIRVGGFHMPYPVAKVEEDYLPDIDKILEALDRSLAY
- the pdhA gene encoding pyruvate dehydrogenase (acetyl-transferring) E1 component subunit alpha, with amino-acid sequence MGSTQLPPGTDETLAATSAAVAASGEPVEMVQLLGPDGKLGTDPVFSDYAKRIDPEKLRVFYADMARIRRFDQEATALQRQGELALWVPLTGQEAAQIGSAHASQPQDYIFPTYREHGVALVRNVDLAELLKQFRGVSNGGWDPRGNNFHLYTLVLAAQTLHAVGYAMGIQRDQKLAVAGDSNDPKAAVIAYFGDGASSEGDVHESMVFAASYDAPVVFFCQNNHWAISVPTEVQTKVPLANRAKGYGFPGIRVDGNDVIAVHAVTEWALEHAREGRGPVLIEAYTYRVGAHTTADDPTKYRELAEEAAWREKDPLERLEKYLRTEGLADEAFFEQVQADGDELAKYVRSTTHGLEVPDIRDSFANVYAEAHPLIAEEQAWFEEYSAGFEADQEAAN
- a CDS encoding histidinol-phosphate transaminase, with amino-acid sequence MTTTDNAPEGVLPRPVVDRLPKYAAGKPPAAIEGLTSYKLSSNENPLPPIPAVLQAIADQTDINRYPDPLATKLRNALAGFLDVPADDVVTGAGSLGALNQILATFAGQNDDGKSDEVIYAWRSFEAYPICVGLAGAASVQIPLLPDGRHDLETMAAAVTVRTKVILLCTPNNPTGPILTAEETERFIQSVPPNVVVVIDEAYQEFVRDQAAVDGIKLYRKYPNVVVLRTFSKAHGLAGLRVGYSVSGPQLTQHLRVTATPFAVSQIAERAAITSLENFDQVVERVQSLVDERDRVTSGLRDLGWFVPEAQGNFVWLNLGANSGEFAALAAEQALSVRAFGNEGVRVSIGEVEANTRFLKLCAGYTKAPHSS
- a CDS encoding phage holin family protein, which gives rise to MGSFIVRVLINGLALWVASWLLDGLEISSSATEKAAANAGITQGADAAGIVLAYLFIGLIFGVVNAFVRPLVKILSLPVTILTLGLFTIIINAAMLYLTAWLSSFTPVHLTIDSFFWTAILASIIISIISLVAGLIPGARKR
- the purB gene encoding adenylosuccinate lyase, yielding MAESPRVSLASEPLALGALDGRYRAAVAPLVDYLSEAALNRDRVHVEVEWLIHLTSQSVLPGAGPLTDEQVSQLRAIVTEFNAASVDELAEIEAVTVHDVKAVEYYIGRRLPAIGIENLTAMVHFGCTSEDINNLSYAVGIKGAVENVWLPNATALVQQIEAMAEANRSVPMLSRTHGQPATPTTLGKELAVIAHRLNRQLARIAKTEYLGKINGATGTYAAHVASVPSADWEAVARTFVEGLGLTWNPLTTQIESHDWQAELYADIARFNRILHNVCTDIWSYISIGYFRQIPVAGATGSSTMPHKVNPIRFENAEANLEISNGLLDTLGATLVTSRWQRDLTDSSSQRNIGVAFGHSLLAISNVAKGLKALDVAEEVLAGDLDTNWEVLGEAIQMVMRAEAIAGVEGMENPYERLKDLTRGQRVDGARMQEFVQGLGLSADAEARLLALTPGKYTGIADKLVDHLK